TGCGAGCATGGTCCAGGATTTCTTCCATAGCAATGTTCGGGTTTAGTCTCAGCAGGTCTCCTAGCACATACCAGCCTTCATCCAGGATAACGTATTCGATTCCGTGGTCGCCTGCGAAGTCGATATAATATTTATAGGTCTCGGTGTTGACTCCGGCCTTGAAGTCCACTCCAGAGATATTGAGGGCATTCCACCAGTCCCAGGCGACTTTGCCCGGCTTGATCCAGGACGGATCCTTGAGCTGGAGCGGTTTGGCCAGTTTAAAAACCAGCTGGCTTTCAAGCAGGTCACGGTCCTTTTCGGCTATTAATAGCGCCCGCCAGGGAAATGATCGTCGACCTGGTGTCTTCGCTATATAATCCGCCCTCTTGGTCACCCGCAGGTCACGGTCGCGGTCCAGCTCCTCCACCAGAGCAGCGGCTGGAAACAGGCCGGCCAGGGACGGCCCATTCGTCCCTCTAAGATAAAGCCCCGGGTAATCTTCAAGGTCTGCTTCCATGATCGCAACCTTCGGACCACCTTCAATATCAACCAACGTTGGCGGGTAACACATCTTATCCCCCGGGATTTCACTCAGTGGGATGTATTCATAGCGCCTTTCCTGATGGGTAAAAAAGCTCGGTTCGGTGGCAAAATAAACCCTGTGATCACCGGGGAAGTTGAAGCGGACTTCCTCATCCAGGACTTCGATATCCCCGTCGAACTCGGTCAAAAACCTGTAAGCAATCCCATCATCATATGCGCGGAAGGTTAATCCGTATCCGCCTTTAAAAAGCAGGGATATCTCCTCGAAACGATCCAACACCTCCCGGCTCTTTACTCGCAGAACGGGGTACAGTACCTGGTCAACCGAACGCTTCTTGACATCCCGGACCACTGGGTTTATCCCCAGCTTTGCTCGGTTACGAACGGTCATTGAAACCGGGGAGGGTGATATGATCTTCGAAGATTTATGAAAAACTGAGAAGGTAGTCTTATTGTTCACCTCGACTTTGAGGGTGATCTCTTTATCCGGAGAATGAATAATGTAATCCTTAGCGGACAACAATCCT
This genomic window from Candidatus Neomarinimicrobiota bacterium contains:
- a CDS encoding glycoside hydrolase family 97 protein, whose translation is MRPWRSTFLLCIMLLLNQGLLSAKDYIIHSPDKEITLKVEVNNKTTFSVFHKSSKIISPSPVSMTVRNRAKLGINPVVRDVKKRSVDQVLYPVLRVKSREVLDRFEEISLLFKGGYGLTFRAYDDGIAYRFLTEFDGDIEVLDEEVRFNFPGDHRVYFATEPSFFTHQERRYEYIPLSEIPGDKMCYPPTLVDIEGGPKVAIMEADLEDYPGLYLRGTNGPSLAGLFPAAALVEELDRDRDLRVTKRADYIAKTPGRRSFPWRALLIAEKDRDLLESQLVFKLAKPLQLKDPSWIKPGKVAWDWWNALNISGVDFKAGVNTETYKYYIDFAGDHGIEYVILDEGWYVLGDLLRLNPNIAMEEILDHARKKNVGIILWVIWKTLDDQLEEALDQFEKWGVKGLKVDFMQRDDQWMVNYYHKIAQEAAKRQFLLDFHGAYKPTGLRRAYPNVLTREGVLGLEHCKWSENVTPEHDLIIPFTRMLAGPMDYTPGAMVNAQKNNFKAIFERPMSQGTRCHQLAMYVVYESPLQMLCDSPSHYLAESECLEFLAKVPTVWDETRVLEARVSDYVLVARRSGIEWYLGAMTDWTARELEVDLSFLGEGSYAMEIFRDGVNADRYGNDYKKEVRSVDRSDKLTIRMAPGGGWAARIGPEQGASRP